CTAGTTTAAGTCCCAACATAGCGTGAAATTTATGTTGAATCTCGAATATCATCCATGTATACAGTCATAAGGTTGTATGCATGGATGCTATACATGATGCTCTAggggatgagtcacaataacgtggctgaagtatgttgaccagaccacacactagaaagtgaagggacgacgacatttcggtccgtcctagaccattctaaagtcgattgagaatggtccaggacggaccgaaacgtcgtcgtcccttcaccttctagtgtgtcaaCATGATGCTCTAGGCACCAGGCCAAGAACTGTAACTAAGCTGAGTAAAGCTGGCGGTATTAACACCACGTTGCTCGTCATGCTTACAATCTTGCCGAACATCAGCTTAGGTAAATAGTAACTTTAACCCAGGGAAAAATATGAGGAGAAAACCTAAAGCCAGTATGACTAGAGCTCGtggaagggatatgagaacagaataggagctgggataggtgGATACAGCAAAGGCACTGTGCTGAACCACTTGCTCCTGATGATCCTACGTTGATTAAACAATACTAGAGCCCGTTTTCCCCGCCGGGATAACAGTCCCTCCACGCTCTCATTATATAAAGTGAAGTTAACAGTAAGATGAGATATACGCTCACTCGCCTCATGAGTGCGTGTGTTCATTCGCCATCATCAAAGGTATAAATGTGTACATACTTGTAATGCTTAGATGTTTTTAAAAGCTCCAATTTCTGCCCGTCAACTCTAGATAGACTGGCGTTGATGATCCAGCGCCTCTTTGATTCTGTAGTATCTACGTTTGACTCCATAtacggctgttgttgttgttgttatagatttagctactcggaacaaaaagttccaagcagcacgggctatggtgaccccgtagtggataTTCCACATACGGAATTAAGATATGAAAGTAAATTAGGAGGCGGAACCTAGGAGCTAATACTTATCATTTACAAGCCACGCTAGATAAGTACTATTTTCATccgataatttatatttcttataTCAATTATCGAATACTTTTATATTATTGACAAAATTGTGTCACTTGCGCGGTGTATTAATGTATGCCTTCCTCCATACatggccaaccacttgggctggacggtagagcgacggtctcgcttcatgtaggtcggcgttcaatccccaaccatccaagtggttgggcaccattcctttccctccgtctcatataaatccttatcttgaccccttccaagtgctatatagtcgtaatggttcagTGCTTTATCCTTACAATTACCTTACCCTTACCTTCCTCCATACACATGTATGAATGAACCAGACACCTTGTAACCATTCCTAGGGGTAAACAAGTGTATATTAGTTCGAAAACCACCCTAAGTACATCTAAAGTTGTGGTGTTTCGTGGCATCTGAGTAGCGTCATCTGTAAACCCTGGAAGACTCGTTTTTGCTGAAGTTTATAATTGTAATTCCAGCAGATAATGTTAATCTCCAGAGGGAGGGTGGTAGGACCAGCCGGCGAGCTTCAGCAGAAATATACAGACTTTGGGTTTAGTTTTTGCTTGATGTGtactacagagagagagaagtaagCAACATATGGCGATATGAAGCTTTGTtctcagtctatcatcaggttatACTCGTCCACTCACTGTCACACTCCTAAAGGCACATTTGTCCATTATTATGTACTGTGTATCTGATCGGTATTAGATATataaattatcattattatatgtTAGAATTTGGTGTATAGTTAGACCTAtagtaggttaggctaggttatgcGGGTAATTATTTGTGTTTGCACTTCGTGGTCatcacagatggaatgcattaggcagtgatggtgaaggctgactccatacacagtttcaaatgtagatatgatagagctcagaggGAGgctctgggctctatcatatctatctcatatatatatatatatatatatatatatatatatatatatatatatatatatatatatatatatatatatatatatatatatatatatcaaacactTGCATGAACTCGCAAGGAATCATTAACAAACAAAACACTTCCCCATATGAGAGAATCGAACCATGGGCTCGGATAAACAAGCTCTTGAAATGCTTTGGTGTAGTATGTGATAACTTGAATGACAGTTTTTGGAGTTGTTGCAGATTATTTAGTTCCCAACTGGTAGTGTGTTGATATTAAAGAGCTTGATACAAATTCTTTTGTATACATTGATAGGTAATTTTTCAGCTGCTATCCGTGCTTGAAGTGGTTAAGCAGGAGCCACACAACTATGGTGAGTTTGTCTCCACCGCGTCAATAGCACTCTTGCTATGGTTGAGACTACGATAaggtaggtgggtgagtgggAGGTGGGTGGTTGTAGTGGGCGACACGGCAGGATATCACCAGAGTGGGTTGTCGTGTCGTCAGGGTCCACACACAGTATATATGAATATAGATATTAGTCTTATGGCTCATTAATATTAAGGAGATGTGTTTCTAaaagtcttttttttttctctctctctcagacctgTTTATCAGCTTATCTCTGCTTCCTTTCCTTCTGATGTGCCTCTCTTTTTTCATGGCCCTCTGTGTCAGCTTCTGCTGTTGCTCCTTCTGTTGCACTTGATGTTACTTCTTCTGTTGCACCTGCTCTGTTGCTCCTACTGTTGCTTGTATAGTGCCTCCTGCTGTTACTTCCTCTTTTACGCCCGGTATAGCAGGTACGACTTTTGTCGTACCTGCTATACCTGTACAAAACCTATAGAAGGTTCTGCTCCTTTTGTTGCCCCTGTTGATCATTTACTGTGTTGCTGTGTCAGTGTAAGTCGTCCCTCATTGTTGCTGTGTCAGTATTGGTCGTCTCCAGTGTTGCTGTGTCAGTATTGGTCGTCCCCAGTGTTGCTGTGTCAGTATTGATCGTCCCCAGTGTTGCTGTGTCAGTGTGAGTCGTCCCCAGTGTTGCTGTGTCATTGTGAGTCGTCCCTAGTGTTGCTGTGTCAGTATTGATCGTCCCCAGTGTTGCTGTGTCAGTATTGATCGTCTCCAGTGTTGCTGTGTCAGTATTGATCGTCTCCAGTGTTGCTGTGTCAGTATTGATCGTCTCCAGTGTTGCTGTGTCAGCGTGAGTCGTCTCCAGTGTTGCTGTGTCAGTATTGATCGTCTCCAGTGTTGCTGTGTCAGTATTGATCGTCTCCAGTGTTGCTGTGTCAGTATTGATCGTCTCCAGTGTTGCTGTGTCAGCGTGAGTCGTCTCCAGTGTTGCTGTGTCAGTATTGGTCGTCTCCAGTGTTGCTGTGTCAGTATTGGTCGTCTCCAGTGTTGCTGTGTCAGTATTGGTCGTCCCCAGTGTTGCTGTGTCAGTATTGATCGTCCCCAGTGTTGCTGTGTCAGTGTGAGTCGTCCCCAGTGTTGCTGTGTCATTGTGAGTCGTCCCTAGTGTTGCTGTGTCAGTATTGATCGTCCCCAGTGTTGCTGTGTCAGTATTGATCGTCTCCAGTGTTGCTGCGTCAGTATTGATCGTCTCCAGTGTTGCTGTGTCAGTATTGATCGTCTCCAGTGTTGTTGTGTCAGTATTGATCGTCTCCAGTGTTGCTGTGTCAGTATTGATCGTCTCCAGTGTTGCTGTGTCAGTATTGATCGTCTCTAGTGTTGCTGTGTCAGTATTGATCGTTTCCAGTGTTGCTGTGTCAGTATTGATCGTTTCCAGTATTGCTGTGTCAGTATTGATCGTTTCCAGTGTTGCTGTGTCAGTATTGATCGTTTCCAGTGTTGCTGTGTCAGTATTGATCGTCTCTAGTGTTGCTGTGTCAGTATTGATCGTTTCCAGTGTTGCTGTGTCAGTATTGATCGTTTTCAGTGTTGCTGTATcaagtatattcacctagttgtgcttgcgaggattgaactctgctctttcggcccgcctttcagctgtcaattaatcaactgtaactaactactatttttttcacacacacacacacacacacacaggaagcagctccgtaacagctgtctaactcccaagtacctatttactgctaggtaacaggggcattagggtgaaagaaactttgctcatttgtttctgcctggtccgggaatcgaacccgggccacagaattacgagtcctgcgcgctgtccgctcagctaccggaCCCTACCAGAGTGTAAGTCTTCTCCAGTATTGCTGTGTCACTCCGCAATTTAAGCAtaatcaaatattaaataaatattagcaAAGTTGCAGTCGCTtctggtaaaaaaaaaacaggttCTGATTAGAGAATTCACGAAGGGTGTTTTTCTTAGGGGGAGTCGTTAAAACTTTGGCTTTATCGTAAAAGTTTTGGCAAAGTTTTTGGCACTAAACgtaattaattcatttatattttccTTTCTGAGGGATGCAAAAATTTTAACCTGATAGTTAAATTTTTTCCAAgattaatttgtttttatttttatctgAAATTCTGCACATGGTATATACTTCTTTATTCAGAAAACAAAATAGATCTCTAATTCAAGTTTATATTTTCAAATCAACTGAAAACGTTTTCTTCAAAATCCGGTTTAGCAACGATAGATTTCGGATAAAAATTAGTCGGATGACATATTCTTATAATGAGAGAATACGGTACTCGTAGGGGCACCCACTCCAAAGAGATTAAGGGTCGCTGGAAACTCTCGTTTCTGCTGcgctaaaagaaaaaaaaaaaggtgttGCGTGTCAGCGAGCGCGGAGTAATCTTCCCGCCATTTCTTGATTATGGCGCGTTTAATGATTCCTTGTTTTGGCGCGCCCCGCCAAATTTTGGATtatggttcttttttcctttgtGTGAAGGATGCgtttaatattttttaatgtcATGTTGGTTTTTATGATACATAAACTTGAACATTCTTGGGAAATGTTATTAAAAGCAGGTGATATATATAGATACCTAATTTTCATAATTGCCAGAAGCTTGTTGTTTTGCCACGAATTTAAATCGGTATCATTTTTTTCTGCGTGTCCATTGGAAGTGAGGTATACTTCGAAAAGTTTACCTCCATTACtcggtgtacatacactgagaggTTACATTTGTTCTTGAGTATCTTCAGAGCTAATGTAAACTTGTTGACTGGTTAGTAAGGTCTTGTGACGGCCTTAATGACCGTCCAGGGGTGTATAATAGGTCTTAAGTCCCACAACAAGCTGTGAATGTCCTCAAGGCCGTCGCTGTTAGCTTGCCGTGTGTTTGTGAAATACAGTTATTAATAATTGTCTTAAGAACTGGAGAGAATCGGTGGTCGAAGTTACCATCAAAAGCTAGTTATGAGAAAGCATTATAAGGGGACACTGCTAAGTCAGTATGACTATATTGCACTTAAAGGTCTTGGTGGATGAACAAACCAAGTCTGGTCTTGGTGGATGAAAAAGCTAGGTCAGGTCTTTGGTGGATGAACAAAAGTCACTTATATAAAAGTGGATTTATGCAAGATTATTTGTGAAAAAGCAATGTTAATTTAATTTAAGTTGAAAGTAGCTAGGATTGGCGCCAAGCAAATCCtctctggccaggatacgaacccaggccaaagcgagcAGGGCGAGTGTTTTTAACCACTGTCCCACGAGGACTGTTTACAGTTAGTTAATTGGTTATTTGTCATAAACATTTCGATAATTATCAAAAGTGGACACCTAGTAACACAGATATTATATCCAAATAACAAGCAGATATATAAGGTATATAAACTTTTGAGTTTCTCAAAACTCATCCCCGTTCTCAGACCCCATTTCTACCCCATTAATAAATAACATTATAAGCAAAAACCTGGACAAAGCTATAAATAGCTTTAGTTCTAAATTGTGTGACTTCAAGTGTCATGTCATTGTCCCAGTATTTGGGAAACTATATTATAGTGACTATGTAACGACCAATGAAGAATAATTGGATGGCACCTGACTCACGAGAAAACTGCTGTCCATGTCTTAATTGCATTGTCTCTCCAGTCATCTGTCTCGTTCCAGTGTGATATTTTTGAGATGATTGAAATTTTTGTATTTCCAGTGAATCTTTAAATCAAATAGCCTTTGATGATATCCTCAGAAATCTGGCATACTTTATGTTAATTAACTTGAGATTTTCTTCTCCCGTATTGGCATCGTAGGTAACATGAAGGATACATAGCTCTTCAAGGACAACACTTCTTTATTGTTACCTAAACAAGAACGGTTTATTACAGTCGTGTTGGGCACGCGCCCTACAGTAGTTATCCTACAATATATGTATTGTAGCACATTTTAATGAACTAATTCCTTCCCACGTCACATTATTCCTCCTTTGATATTCCTTCTTTCATCAATTCTCCCTTGCCTTCCGATCTTTCCCTGCCTTACACTCCCTTTCTCCCCTTCTGCTCCCTCTTTCCCTCCGTCCCTTACTGCCCACTCCTACCCACTCCTTCCCTCctggtccctccctccctccctccttcgtcCGGCTCTATTCTTGTATTTAAGCTGATATTTTTCACTAGAATATTTTTCCTGTCCGCGGGGACCTGGACGAGATTGCTTTCCGGTTGGATCACGTCTGATGTTCCGGGGACCGCCTTCTATAATCACACTCTTTGATGTACAAAAATATTATCATATCGAAGGAGAATGAGAACATTAAAATAAGCAAGAAAAAACGAGAAATTCTAAATTATAACAAGATATGCATGAGAAGTTATTATGATGAATaacgagagaagcagagagagaaagatacaTATAATGGATCTTTAGACAGACTGATGGACAGAATTCTTGCCAAGTATTTTAATATTAAAGGTATTTAACAGGTATATAAAGCCACCTGTCTTTATCCACCCTCATGTTTGTTCTAAACATTCATGTACATATGGAAGAGCCCCTTTTGTAACTAAAATTTTTGTTATAAAACCAAATTTACCAAAAAAAAGTTAACAGATCTGAATCTGAATCAGGAAATATTATATGAAAGACCAAAATTTAAGTCTAAAGCTAGCCTGTCTAGACCAAAGCTACACTAGGTTGTATCTGTATCTAGGTTGTATCTGGCCTAGATTTTGTGGTTAGGTTCGacaaccattactcccaccctcatactccacaacactcaccctctcagaaCATATGCCCCAGCACCACACCATCCCCTACCCAATCTCCCACCCCCAGTAAACCATCCCCCAACACCCAGAAGACCGTCTCATCCAGCCTCGAGATAGTATCACACTTCGCTTGTCTCTCAAAGTTACAGGAAAATAACCCCATCTAGTGTCCCTTGCCGTCATTTCTGCGTGTCAAAGATATCTTCGAGGTACATCAGAAGTCACCGACATGCCTTCCTCCTCTGTATCTTTAGATATCTTGGCAGGTGTTGGGTGGCGGCCATTGTTTACCAGGAAGGTAACGCTTATAGCTATCTCTTTATCGCAGTCTCTCTTGGTCTATCTCTCCTATTTCTATAACTTTCTTTCACTGTGTAGGACATATAACCGGTATTGACCGttgggtgttctctctctctctctctctctctctctctctctctctctctctctctctctctctctctctctctctctctctctctctctctcatctccttccctccctcttttctttctcttcgttCATACACCCGTGTTTCTTCTCTGTTAACTCTGATTCTTAAAAAGAAAACTTGAGAATCGTGATGCATTTAATACTGGTCAAAAATTATGTCCTGAATGATTGTTTATGAATGCATTTGTTATTGTGAGTGTCGCACGATGCATCTGCTaaaaattctttttgtcaggcagGTGAAGCCTGAGGATGGGTTGTTTCTGAGAACCGGCTGAAATGTTTTGAGGatgggcaacccgtcctcagacaaagtccattccatccagcggtcgaccccaaagacgcattcatcaaggtTTAATATGATGTTAATTAAAAATGTGAATTTTctcgaatataaattaatattgttatatgttagcatgctgttaggcattggttaggttaggtgtttacgttctgttggcaattatttgtatttgtagtacgtgggtgaaggatttacagcgttgtggttcgaacaaaagtcgtcagcaaagcacttgttccggaagtgttcggacgtcatcagttgtgagtcgtgtgtaaaccgcttttcattcataaacgggatttggcgggtgcatggaatggactttgggccttTGTTTATAAGGACGGGCTGGGGTGGGACGGTTAATTTTTTGATCAACCGTCAAAACACTCCTTTAAGTGTTTATCAGAGAAGTAAAATAGTGAAATGGAGGACACGAAAAGCCACCATCTTTATGCGTGACTGTAAGTTGACTCGGAAGAGTTTTGTGTTATGCAGAAAAAACAGGGAGAAACAGGTCTCTACTGGTGACGCAAACCTCTACACTTGTGGTTGCTGGCATGTCGCAGGAAGTGGTGGGTCCAACGCTCTCCCCAGCCTGACCTCTGTAGGTGAGGTACCACAACGACCTCATCCTCCGACGCAAGGTAAGCAAGGGCCACCTTCATATCTGCTCTTCACTTGCGACATAAgtttaaaaattaactctccgaaGTTTATTTGTATAAATTGGTTTGACGTAACTAGAAGACTTTCTTTACGGCTGTCAACATTGTCAAAAGCAAAGGTGAggtgtatgtacacacacacactagggggaggGAACCGGTGTTGTCCGGGTCTGTCAGTCTCTCTTCTTCTGGACATATAATCCCAGAAAGCAACGTAACCACGTTACTTTTAAATATcattcccctcgttctccccatcTTTCgtcccctcccccaccatctctcccCTTCCCCAATCACCCCCTCCCGCTTACCCAAGGGTGGGGGAGTGATCTTTTTGCTTCCCCCTTCCACCCGACCAtctcctcccttccctcttcctcccctcctctCGTCCTCCCTCCCACATTAACCTTTCTCCCCCTCTATTAGCCTCTGTTCCCTCTCTTAAAATATAATACTGTGGAGAAATCAAGCGAATGTATGTGTTTAAAGAAAGTTTTTTTTCTATTGACTAAAAAGTCTTCGGACATCTGAACGAATATTTTACATTTGAAAAGAATTTAATCCGTGAGAATCGGGTAAGGAAGGgcggggtgggggtgttgtgcaCAATAATATTTCTTAAATCATTTAACTTAGGCATACCCCGAAGAGCCTATGTCAGTCCCGTACCCCAGATTATTTACCTTAAAAATTTAggtaagaaggcctggtcgacgaccgggccgcggggatactaagccccgaaagcacctcaaggtaacctcaaggtaaggcccaagtgatacatagccttcccggcttggtgccttctttgataattacttactagccCCAAGTGAACAAACAagtagttgttgttttagattcagttactggaAACAAAaaattccatgtagcacgggctatggtgagcccgaagtggacttacccggcacaggagcggggctgtatgtgGTGTCCAAACAGATATTATCTCTTATAGTATAGATACAACCTTTCTCTCAACCCATcttccatccttcccctcccccccaaacaCCACACAACCCCTTCCCTCCAACCCCTTCCCGAAATACCTTCCCCAACCCCAACCCCGTCCCCCAAAACTACTGTATTTTTAATTAAGACCTCCCAGAGGCCCAAGAGGCAGGCCTCACCCACTTAACTGCTATTTGGCTGCTTCGCTAACAGCTTGGTTACCGAGTTAACGACCCTCGGATAAGCTCCAAGGCCCTTGCTTAACCCCTGGACCGCTGTGGTGGCGGCCTCGGTGTGGATGTAGTGAACGTTTCCGGAAGGTGATGGCCAGGTATGGTGAGATCCCCCAAGCCCTCTGTAAAGCCTGTGGTGAGAGAACCCCTCCTCCCAGGtgatagaccccccccccctcccctggtgaGAGAACTCCCCCAGGTGAGAGCCCTCCCTTATAAGCCTGGACCTTCTGTAAAGCTGATGGTGAAATCCCCCAAGCCTGCACCTGTAAAGCCTGGGTAAACTCTCTTTCTCGCACCAAATTGAATCTGAGACGGAGGGTAGAGGTGGCGGGCCTGCTATAGCCAACCTTCCCGCCCACACGCCAATATATTTatcctgtatgtgtgtatgtgtgtgtgtgtactcacctagctgtgcttatgGGGactgagcttcggttctttggtcccgcctttcagctGGTGTAaacgtttctgagcctattgggttttactatatctacatttgaaattgtgtatgagtTTACTTCCACCAAATAAATTCCTACTGCATTCAATTTGTTCGCTTCTCCAACAAGTGCTCGCTACTTACCGGGACTAAATCCCCCTAACAGGAAGAACACGGAATATGACCGTTAGAGGGAATTAGACCTCACAACCCTGAAGGACAAAAAGAAGCcatggggatatgatcacaatatacaagataTTGAGGAATAGAGAAGGTGGGCAAGGACAGCCTCCTTAAAGTGAAAGTACAGAAGTGGAAGCTGGAAGCACAAATGAGTAGAAGGAATATAAAGAAATACTCGTACTGTGTCCGGATGGTCAGTAGAATGCACTaggagaagttgtggaagccacaactttaaggccagagttGACAAAGAATTTTAACTTCTGTATAGTTAAACGATAACGTAACAAGTTCAACCAGGCCAGcaggcggggcataaagagctagaacTCACTCCCCCGTAATCACTGATAAATATGAACTAATAGATAGATAAATAcctcctccctccttctttcACCCTGCGTCTCCCCTCTCCCAACCCCTCCATTCCCCCTTCTGCCTCccatctccaccagcctccccacaatTAACATACTCTCCTCTGCCACCAACATTCCCACCAACTTGCTGGGGGATCTGCCAGCTAAGAACGTCCTGAGAAATAATGAAGAATATTTTTTGCATGACAATGAGGTGAGAGATGAAAAAGTTGGTAAGTTGTTGaataagaggggagggggggaaggggagaggtagATGTGGGAAGGGGAAGGAAAAGGTAGATTGACGAGTGAGGGAAGACGCTGATGTAAGGAGGGGACATGGAGATAAACGAAACGGAATAAAGTAAAAATTTACGAGAGGGGGATAAAAGAGAGGGCGAAAAAGGAGAATTCAAGATTAGACAGCAGCAGTTGGATAGAAAGGTAGAGGGGAGCATCAGCGAGAGGAAAGGTGCATAGTGAAAGGGAAGAAGCAGAAAGAGGAGTGGAAGAGtgagaggaatagagcagagacaGTGTAGGTGCATCGAGAAAGCAGCAGCACTGAGAGGGGTGGAGCAGTGAGAAGAGTGGAGAAGAGGACGAAGATAGTGGACTGGAGCGATTCCTTACTACTCCATCGGAGGGTAACGttagtaaaaaaataaaatacctTGTCGATGTCATGGGGAGAATGTGGGTGTCTTATCCTTGACTGAATCTTTAACAAACATTGTTTTCTC
This DNA window, taken from Procambarus clarkii isolate CNS0578487 chromosome 76, FALCON_Pclarkii_2.0, whole genome shotgun sequence, encodes the following:
- the LOC138357189 gene encoding mucin-22-like produces the protein MSVPPATLETINTDTATLETINTDTATLETINTDTATLETINTDTAILETINTDTATLETINTDTATLETINTDTATLETINTDTATLETINTDTTTLETINTDTATLETINTDAATLETINTDTATLGTINTDTATLGTTHNDTATLGTTHTDTATLGTINTDTATLGTTNTDTATLETTNTDTATLETTNTDTATLETTHADTATLETINTDTATLETINTDTATLETINTDTATLETTHADTATLETINTDTATLETINTDTATLETINTDTATLGTINTDTATLGTTHNDTATLGTTHTDTATLGTINTDTATLGTTNTDTATLETTNTDTATMRDDLH